The sequence ACGCGGCGGAGGCCACCGCGCCGGTCGCCAGCATCGCGCCCAGCAGGGCGAACGACAGCCCCATCGCCCCCGGCATCGCCGTCCAGTCGCCGATGACCGCGGCCGTCACCAAGGTCACCAGAATCGTGTACGGCAAGGTGACCATCAGCAACGCCAGTGCCCGCGCCCGCAGTTCGAGGTAGGCGTCCCGGGTCGAGGAGATCGTCAGCGCCACCATCCAGAAGGCGGAGGTGTCCTGGCCGAACTGGTTGTACATCTGCATCCCGAGCATCCCGGCCGCGAAGCACGCGAAGTAGACCGAGCCGGCGCCCTGCACCGCGTTGAGCACCGGCACGATCAGCCCGATCGCCAGCGCCGTCACCCAGGCCGCCTTGGTCTTCGGGTCCCGTGCCACGTACCGCAGACTGCGCTGCATCACCGTGGCCGTGCGGCCCTCCGGCAGCAGCGCGGCGAGCCCCGAGCGGCCCGGGGCCGACTCCTTGCGGGCGGGGGCGGACGCGGCCAGCGTCGAACCGTCCGGCGAGGTCATCAGCTTCACCAGGCTCCGCTGCCACAGCCACAACAGCGCCACCAGCGCCGCGACCGAGATCAGCAGCTGCACGAGGGCCTGCCCGTACGAACCGTCCGAGGCGGAGTCCACCGCCCCTATGGCCGAGGCACCCGGCAGCCAGCGCACCACGTCCGCCACCGGGTCCAGCGCGTCGAGCCCGCCCGCCCGGCCGAGCCGCTGCGCGCCGAAGTTGACGAACTGGATGCCCACCGCGATCACCAGACCGCTCAGCACCGCCAGATCGCGGCCCTTGCGCGAGGTCAGCAGCCGGATGTTGGCGGTGGCGACGGAGCGGGCCAGCGCCACACAGATCAGCAGCGTCAGCGGGACCGCGATCACCCCGAACACCACGCCCGCCGCCCCGTGCGCCAGGGCCAGCACCGAACCCAGGGCGAGGCAGAGCGTGAACAGCGGGCCGATGCCCACCAGGGAGGCCACCAGCAGCGCCCGGACCAGGGGGCGGGGACGCAGCGGCAGCATCACCAGCCGGCTCGGGTCGAGGGTCTCGTCGCCGCTGGGGAAGAACAGCGGCAGCACGGCCCAGCCGGCCGCCACCACCGCCGTGAGCAGCACGACGAGAGTGCCCGCGCCGGCCTGCCCGCGCATCAGGATCAGCCCGAGCACCTGGCCGGCGGCGATCAGCAGCGTGAACACCAGGGAGGTGATGAACACGGCCCGCCGCCCGGAGGACTGCCGCAGCCCGTTGCGCAGGAGTGTCAGCTTGAGCCGTACGAAGACGGAGACGATGCCCTCGCTCCGGGCGGCCGGGGCCGCGGTCCCCCCGGGGACGTCGAGCACGCTCATCGGGTGCCGCCCAGCCAGTCCAGGGAGTCCCCGGTGTCCCGGCCGCCCGCGCCGACCAGCTCCAGGAAGGCGCTCTGCAACGAGGGGGCGTCGCCGCGCACTTCCGCGAGAGTGCCCTGCGCCTTGATCCGGCCCGCGGCCATGACGGCCACCCAGTCGCACAGCGACTCGACCAGCTCCATCACATGGCTGGAGAAGACGACGGTCGCCCCGGACCGGGTGTACCGCTCCAGAACCCCGCGAATGGTCTGTGCCGACACCGGGTCGACGCCCTCGAAGGGCTCGTCGAGGAAGAGCACTTCGGGGTTGTGCAGCAGGGCCGCGGCCAGACCGATCTTCTTCCTCATACCGGTCGAGTAGTCCACGACCAGCTTGTGCTGCGAGCCCGCGAGATCGAGTACGTCCAGCAGCTGGGTGGCCCGCTTGTCGACCTCGTCCCCCGGCAGCCCACGCAACCGGCCGGTGTATGCCAGGAGTTCACGCCCCGAGAGCCGTTCGAAGAGCCGCAGTCCCTCCGGCAGCACCCCGATCCGGGACTTCACCTGGACCGGGTCCGTCCACACGTCGTGCCCGGCGACCTCGACCTTTCCCATGTCGGGCCGGAGCAGCCCCGTCACCATCGACAGCGTGGTGGTCTTCCCCGCCCCGTTGGGCCCCACCAGGCCGATGAACTTGCCGGCGGGCAGCTCCAGGTCGATCCCGGCCACCGCGATCTGATCCCCGAACCGCTTCCACAGGCCGTCCACACGAACGGCGGGCGGCCCGTTCCCCGCCCCGCCCGCCCGGTCCTCCTGCGCGCTCCGGGTGCTCCGCGCGCCCTGTGCGTTCTGCTCATCCGCTACGTCTCGTGCATCTGCCCGGTCCGGCATGGCACAGCCTTTCGATATCCCCATCCTTGGGGACCACCCTACGAAAGGCGTGCCCGAGCGTCCGCCGCCTCGCGTGCGCAGGCGTAGGCGAGCGGGCTGATCAGCTCCTCGGCGTCCGGCAGCCACCGGTTGGCGTGGGTGGGGCGGCGCGCCCACTGCACGGCGCCGCGTCCCCCGATCCGGGTCGGGGGTCCCGCCACGTAATGGCCGTCGCCGCGGCCCACCAGGTCGATCGCCTCGGCGTTCCAGCCCAGGGTCCGTACCAGCTCGGCGACCTTGACCGCGGCGCCCGGCAGGACGAAGAACAGCATCCGGCGGTCGGGGGTGCAGGTGACCGGGCCGAGCGTCAGACCCATCCGTTCCATCCGGGCCAGCGCCAGGAAGCCCGCCGACTCGGGAACGTCGATCGCGTCGAAGGTCCGGCCGGTCGGCAGCAGGACCGAGGCCCTGGGGTGCTTGGACCACATCCGGCGGGCGGCGGCGGCGCTGCCGGTCGCCTGGCCCGCCCAGTCGGGCCGGGGAGCGTGCGCTCCGGGGGCGGCACAGCCGTCGTCCTCGCAGGAGCAGCGCTCCCGGCCGCCCACCGCCTCCAGCCAGGTGCCGGGGAACACGTCCCAGTGGCGCTCTTCCGTGTACCGCACGGCGGCGTCGAGCAGTTGCTCGCCTCGCTGTTGGGGGACGTGCGCGTGCTTCGTGACTCCGATGGTCTCTTCCACGAAGAGCACAACTCCCCCCGCCACCTGGGGTTACGGGCGCGGCATACGCGTCACGGCGCATCGGTCCCCCGTACGGGGCGCATGGATGCATGGGCGGGGGCGCGCGTGCGGCGGTGCGTCAGTGTGTGGGTAGCCCCATGCAGAACTGAGCAACTCGCCGTTCTCGTACCGAATGCCGTTGGAATATGCGCATTTCTTGTGTATCCGCCGGGCAGTGATCCGTTCATCGATCACCGCGTAACCATCTCTGTCTCCGCGCATCACGCGCATCCATCTCTGTCCATCAAGGGGGAAACATGGCAGCCAGGCCACTCGTAGCCCGCCAGCCGAACGAACGGCTTCAGACACTCATTCAGGAAGCGGCTTGCTCCAACGCGGGTCTCGCGCGACGCGTCAACATGGTCGGCGCCGAACGCGGACTCGATCTCCGTTACGACAAGACGTCCGTGGCCCGGTGGCTGCGCGGTCAGCAACCACGCGGCAGGGCACCGGGAATCATCGCCGAGGCGCTCGGACGCAAGCTCGGCCGTACGGTCACGATCGACGAGATCGGCATGGCCAACGGCAAGAATCTGGCCTCCGGCGTCGGCCTCCAGTTCGCGCCGACGGTCATGGGCGCGATCGAGCAGGTCTGCGAGCTGTGGCGCAGTGACGTGGGCCGCCGCGATCTGCTGACCGGCTCCACGGTGGCCGCCTCCGCCCTCGTGGAACCCAGCAGGGACTGGCTGATCACGGGTGCCGATCCGCAGGTCGCCCGGACGGCCGGGGCACGCGTCGGTATGTCGGACGTGGAGGCGGTACGGGCGATGACGGCCGCGCTCGTCGACCTCGACCACCGTTTCGGCAGCGGACATGTGCGTCCGGTGCTGGTCCACTACCTCAACAGCGTGGTCTCCGGGCTGCTTTCGGGGGCGTATCGCGAGGCGGTCGGCCGGGAGCTGTTCGGCGCGGTCGCACGGCTCACCGAGCTCGGCGGCTACATGGCGATCGACACCGGCCAGCCGGGCCTCGCCCAGCGGTACTACATCCAGGCGCTGCGGCTGGCCCAGGCCGCGGGGGACCGGGCGTACGGCGGATATGTGCTGGCCGCGTCGATGAGCCACCTCGCCGCGCAGCTCGGCAACCCCAGGGAGATCGCCCAGTTGGCGCGGGCCGCGCAGGAGGGGGCGCGCGGACGGGTGACGCCGAGGGCGGAAGCGATGTTCCACGCGGCGGAGGCCCGCGGACACGCGCTGCTGGGCGACGCCCGCACCTGCCAGGCGGTGGCGGGCCGGGCGTTGGCGGCCATGGAGCACGCCGACCCGGACACCGGTGACGACCCGGACTGGATCGCCCACTTCGACGCGGGGTACCTCGCGGACGAGCTGGCGCACTGCCACCGCGACCTGGGGCAGGCGGAGCCCGCGGCGCGCCGGGCGAAGGAGGCCCTGGCCGCCCTGCCGGAGTCCCGGACGCGGCGCCGCGGCATCGGGCTGGTGCTCCTGGCCACGGCTCAGGTGCAGCAGCGCGAGGTGGAGCGGGCCTGCCACACGGGGATGCGGGCGATGGAGCTGCTGGGGACGGTGCGCTCCAGCCGAGGTGCGGAATATCTCGATGACCTCCAGCAGCGGCTCCTGCCGTACGGGGACGAGGCGGCGGTACGGGAGTTCGGCGCGCGACTGGAGCTTCAGGCGGCCTGAGAAGGGGTCACGGGGGCGGCCCGGAACGCGGCCCGGACTGCGGCGGAACCGCGGTCCGAACTGCGGCCGATCCGCGGTCCGAACCGCGGAATCGCGAAGTCGCCCCTTAACAGCGTCTTAAGAGCGCTCGGTGTTACCCGGCGTGTGAAGGGGTGGTGAGTGGCATCACGCGCTTGGCGGAGGCGGGCGGCCACCCGATAGCGTGAGCCGACGATTCCGTAGGTTTACACGTAGGAGTCCCGGTGACGCAGAGCGGACAGGGTGACGAGCGGCAGCTCCCTGCTGTACGGCCCGCGCACGAAGGGGTCGTGCTGCCCGCAGACGGCGGTGCCCCGTGGATCCCGGGGGGCGACGCGGGCGGCCCGGCCGAGCAGGCCGTGCCGGCGGGCGGGCAGCCATGGGGGCAGCCCTGGGGGCCGCAGACCGCTCAGCCACCGCACCCGGACGCCCAGGCACCGGGGCAGCAGGGGCCGGGCGGGCAGGGATATCCGCAGGCGCAGCAGTTGCCGCCCGCGCAGCCGGGGCCGTACCAGCAGCCGCAGCAGCCGGGTGCGTACCAGCCGCAGCAGCCCGACCCGTATCAGCAGCCTCCGCAGCCCGGTGCGTACCAGCAGGCCCAGCAGCCCGGTGCGTACCAGCAGGCGCCGCAGCAGCAGCCGGGCGCGTACCAGCAGCCTCCGCAGCAGGGACGGCCCCAGCCGTACGCGCAGCCGCTGCCGCCCGAGGCGGGACCGGGCGCCGTCGCCGGCGCGCCCGGCGGGGACGCGGACGCCACGCAGTTCATCGCGCCCGTACCCGGTGGACCCGGACCGGTTCCGAGCGGGCCCGGTGCCGGTGGGCTGCCGCCCGAGCGGCCCGCCGAGTCCACGGCGTACCTGGGGCACGTGCCGCAGTCCGGCCCCGCCCCGCAGGCGGCGGACGCGGACGCGACGCAGTACATACCGCCGGTGCCCGGAGGCGCCCCGTACGGGATCAGGCCGGGGGCGCCGGGGGACCGGCAGCCGCCCGCGGAGTTCGACAACCTGTTCCGCAACGAGGCGCCCGCGGGTGCCACGCAGCAGATGCCGCACTTCGACCCCGCACAGCAGCAGGGGCAGCAGCAGGCTCCGCAGCAGCAGTACCAGGCGCAGCAGCAGGGGCCGCAGAGCGGGCAGTTGCCGCCGCAGGCCCCGCAGGCGTACCGGCCGGGGCCCCAGGCCTTCCCGGGGGCGGGCGGGCCGCAGGAGCCGCCGCAGCAGCATCAGGACGGCGGTCCCGCGCCGCGCAAGCGACGCCCGCACGTCGCGCTGATCGCCGCGGTCGTCGCCGGCTGCGCCGTCATCGGGCTCGGCGCGGGCGCGCTGATGAGCGGTGGCGAGGACGACAAGAAGGACGACAAGCAGCCGGTGTCCGCGCAGAGTCCCTCGGCCGAGAAGACCGGCACCCAGGCGGCCGACCCCGCCGAGCCGCAGGCCCAGGCGCTCGACAAGCTGCTGGCCGACAGCAACAACAGCCGTTCGGCGGTGATCGGCGCCGTGGAGAAGATCAAGTCCTGCCGGGCGCTGGACCAGGCGGCCACCGATCTCAAGGGCGCGGCCCAGCAGCGACGTGATCTGGTGACCAGGCTCCAGGGGCTCACCGTCGACAAGCTGCCCGACCACGCCGCGCTGACCGCCTCACTGACCAAGGCGTGGGAGGCGTCCGCGTCGGCCGACGACCACTACGCCGCGTGGGCCGGGCAGGCCAAGAACAACAAGAAGGTGTGCAAGGGCGGCAAGGCCAGGTCGACCGACGAGACGGTGCAGGCCACCATGCGCAGCGGTGACGCGAGCAAGGCCAAGGCCAAGGCGTCGCCGCTGTGGAACGCCATCGCCGAGAAGTACGGCCTGACCAAGCACGCCCCGACCCAGCTCTGAGCCGCGGCGGCTCTCCTGCGGGTCTCCGGCTCTCCTGCGGGTCTCCGGCTCTCCTGCGGCTCTCCGGCTCTCCGGCCGGGGAGCCGACCGGCCGCCGGGGGCCCGTAGGCGCGCAGGAGGTCCGGAAGAGCCGCCGAAGGTCCGCCGGTGAGCCGGCCGGCGGCTCAGCCCAGGGTGTTCGGGGCGTCGGACAGGGTCTCCGTGACATCCACGAAGCCCTTCCTGTCGGCGACGAGACGGCCTTCACGGACCACCTGGAACGTCACCTTCCCGTTGACGATGCGCGGATACGCGGACGAGCCGACCATGTCCTTGTAGCGCCAGCGCAGGACCGGCGTCAGTCCGCCGGTGTCGACCCGCACACCGTGGTTGAGGGCGGCGGTGACCCGGCCGGAGGTGACCGTGGAGTCGCCGAGCGACTCGACGACCGCCCTCAGCGCCGTGTACGCGATCCAGGTGGTCTGCACGCCCGTGTCCTCCGGGTCGACGCGGTTGTCGCCGAACGCGTGCTTCCGGATCACCTCGCGCATCCCGTCCCAGCGCGCGTCGCCCGAATCCGGGTACCAGCCGGTGACGTAGGCCCCTTCGAACGGGCTGTTCCGGCCGCCCGTGCGGTCGATGAGCGGCTGGCCGACGCTGCCGAGCACGGAGGAGATCCGCACCCCGCTGCCCTCCGGTTCGAGTCGGCGGAAGGAGTCGAAGAAGGTCTCCGTGCGTTCGCCGAGCACCGCCGTCACACAGCCGTCGCCCGCCTGCTCCAGCGCCTTCGTCGCCTGGTCGGCGTAGGACGTGGCCGTCTCCGGAGCCAGGATGTCCACGGACTCGGGCCGGTCGGCCGCCAGGAGGCTGGTGTTGAGGAGCGACGGCATGCCGTCGCCGGCGATCGAGTCGGGCCGCACCAGCGACACCTGGCCGCATCCGGCCGCCAGCTGCTTGCCGTTGCCCGCCAGGAGCGCCGACTGGCCGCCGTTGACCGGGTAGGAGACATAGCTGGTGAACTCCTCGTCGGAGGCGCCGTACCCACCGATGTACGGAATTCCGGCGGCCTCCAGCGGGGCCATGAAGGACCGCCCGTGCCGGCTGTAGGACCCGACGACCGCGGTCACCTTCCGCCGGACCGCGTCCCGGGCGCACTTCTCCGCGCCGACGGAGGTGTCGCCCTCGTTGCAGACGATCACGCGCAGCTCGTGCCCGCCCATGCCGCCCCGCTCGTTGACCCAGCGGGCGTACGTCTTCGCCATCGCCGGCATCCCCGACATGTTCACCGCGTCGGCGTCGTCCGAACGGTCGGGCGCCCACGTCATCACGGTGACGGGCTCCCTGGAGCCCCCCGAGGCCCCAGGGAGCACACCGCAGCCGGATATCAGCACTGCCCCGGCCGCCGCCGTACATGTGAGGAACCTGTAGGGGCGGGGGGAGGTGGGGCGTCGCCGTCCGGTCATAGGTCTGTACATTTCCGCCCCTCGGGTAACGCCGCAGAGTGCTCCGTTCAACGCTCGGTGACATCGAGGTGAATTGCGGGGGCCCGTACGCACACGGGAAAAGGGAACGTACGATCGACAACCGTGCAGCAAGGTTCGGAGAACACTTCCCGTCGCGGCCGTCGCTCCTCCACCATGGGCGGCATGCCGCTCAATGACATGCCGTGGTGGCGCTGGCGCACCAACGTGCGCTCGGCGCTGCACATGCTCTCCGACCCCACCTTCCACCACGAGTGCTGGCTGGCCGGCCGGGAAGGGTACGGGGACGTCACCGACGCCGTGTACCGCCTGGTCGAGGACACCTGGCTCGACAACTGGTCCGCCGAGAAATACGTCGGGACGATCTTCCGGGACTCCGGTGAGGCCGCCGCCGTCGATGTCGCCGCGCTGCGGGTGCTGCGCATCATGCACCAGGTCGGCGCGGACGCCCCCGTATCCGCCTATCTGGAACATCACGGCTGGCCGGAGGCCGTCCGGGCGGCCCGCGAGGCGCATGTGATGCTCGCCACGAACGACGCCGAGGATCCGGACATCCCGCCCCGTTCCCTGGACGTCATCCGCATCATGACCAGGGCCGCCTGAGACCGGGCGGGTGTGGCACCCTACGGGGATGACCGCGCCGCAGCCCGCCTCTCCCGCCGCCTCGGACGCCGTATCCGGGCAGTACGTCCTCACTCTTTCGTGCCCCGACAAACAGGGCATCGTGCACGCCGTGTCGAGCTACCTCTTCATGACCGGGTGCAACATCGAGGACAGTCAGCAGTTCGGCGATCACGACACGGGTCTGTTCTTCATGCGCGTCCACTTCTCGGCGGACTCCCCGGTGACGGTGGACAAGCTGCGGGCCAGCTTCGCGGCCATCGGGGACTCCTTCCGGATGGACTGGCAGATCCACCGGTCCTCGGACCGGATGCGGATCGTGCTGATGGTCAGCAAGTTCGGGCACTGCCTGAACGACCTGCTGTTCCGCTCCCGGATCGGCGCGTTGCCGGTCGAGATCGCGGCCGTCGTCTCCAACCACACGGAGTTCGCCGAGCTCGTCGCCTCGTACGGCATCCCCTTCCGGCACCTTCCGGTGACCAGGGAGAACAAGGCGGACGCCGAGGCGCGGCTGCTGGAGCTGGTGCGCGAGGAGGATGTCGAACTGGTCGTCCTGGCCCGGTACATGCAGGTCCTCTCGGACGACCTCTGCAAGCAGCTGAGCGGCCGGATCATCAACATCCACCACTCGTTCCTGCCGAGCTTCAAGGGTGCGAAGCCGTACCACCAGGCGCATGCGCGCGGTGTGAAGCTGATCGGCGCGACCGCGCACTATGTGACCGCGGACCTCGACGAGGGCCCGATCATCGAGCAGGAGGTCGAGCGGGTCGGTCACGACGTGACGCCGGACCAGCTCGTGGCGATCGGCCGCGACGTGGAGTGCCAGGCGCTCGCGCGCGCGGTGAAGTGGCACGCGGAACGGCGGATTCTGCTCAACGGCCGCCGTACGGTGGTCTTCGCGTAGCGGGACCGTGACCGGCGCGAACGGCTCGACCGGTCGGGCCGGTCGCGCCTGTCGGTCGGGCTCCGGGGAGCGGGGCTGTCTACAGGCGGCTGAGCGAGGCCGCCGCGAACAGTACGTCGCGGATCGCCTCGCGGTCGCCCTCCTGGCCCGCCGCCGCGTCCACCGGGGAGATGTGGCCCGCGACCAGCCGGCAGAACTCCACCCCGTCGAGCGCGACCTGTGCCACCGCGTGATCGGGGGAGCCGACGGCGGCCGGGGAGTCCAGTGCGATGTACCAGTTGCCGCCGCCGTGTCCCTCGACCTCCAGATGGAGCGAGCGGCCCGGTGAACCGGCCATGACCAGTTCCTTGGCCGGTGCGGCAAGGCCCGTACGACGGCGACCGGCGAGCGCGGCGGGGAGCAGCCGGGCCGCCAGGTCGATCATCCGGTGCAGATGCGGGGCGGACGGTGCCCCGTACGGGTAGTCCACCGCGTCGGCGATGTCCCCGCCGTGCATCCAGCACTCGAACGCCCGGTCCAGCAGCGAGTCCCGGAGCGGGAGGGCGAAGTCCCCGTAGGAGACGGAGTGGTCCGCGATGTCGCGGCCGGCGAAGGACACCGTGCGGATCAGCTCGTGGGTCTGGTCGCGCCAGGGTTCACGGACGGTCCGGGTGGGTGGCAGGCGCGCGGCCGACCAGTACGTCTCGGTGCGCTCGGTGGGGGAGAACGGCACGTCGCCGGTCCCGACCGGGTCGTCGAGGCCGAGGGCCGCGGAGACCAGCCCGTCGACGGCCATGAGATGGCCGATCACCCCGGCGACCGTCGTTCTGCGGTGGACCGCGCGCTCGCTCTCGAACCACTTCAGCCGCACCGGGGCGTGCCATTCCGCGTCGCCGATGTCCCGCAGCAGGGCATCCAGCCGCGCGGTCTCGGCGTCGTACGGTGCGGCCCAGCCCGGTACGGGGATCTCGGCCGGACGACGCCCCAGGCAGCCGTCGATCACCCGGGAACGCAGCGTCGGGTCGAGGTCCAGGGAGCGGTCGGTGTGCAGCAGCCCCACCGCGTCGCGCAGCCGCAGGGCCTCGTCCGCGCAGACGGCGCACTCGGTGAGGTGATCCTCGACGGCCGCGGTCTCCCCGGCCGAGCAGGCCGAGAGGGCCCAGGCGCCGAGGAGGGATTTGAGGACCTGGTGGGAGAGGACCGGCGCGGCCGACATCACCTCGGGCTCCGGTTCCGTAGGGGCGGCGGGCGCTTCGGCCGAGGGCGCCTCGGGTGGGTGCTCGTCCGGCGCGGGGCAGACCGGCGCCGATGCCGCGGCCGGCGGCGCCTCGTGCACGGGTTCGACGGCCGGGGGCGCCTGCGGCGCGGGCTCCTCGGGCGCGGGTTCCTCCGGCGGGGGCTCGCGCCGTACGTCCTGGAGGGCGGCCCTGCGCATGACGGCGGCGAGGTCCAGGTCGTCGAGGTCGTCCGCTGCGCCACGGGGTGCCGGTATGCGCGGCGCACCCCGTACCTCGTCGTCGCGCCCGCGGCTCTCGCGGCCGTTGTCGTCTTCGCCGGTCACAGTGTCCGACCGTATCCGGGTGGCGAGGACCCTTCCAGTGGCCGGGCGTTCGCGGTGGACAGCAGCTGGAGTCCCAGCCGGAGCCGTCGCCTGGCCTCGTCCTCGGTCACTCCGAGGTCGGCCGCGGTCTGCCGGTAGTCCCGGCGCTGGATGTACGCGAGTTCCAGCGCGGCGCGCAGGGGTGCGGGCATGGAGGCGACGATGTAGTCGGCGCGGGCCGCGGCGGTGGCCCTGCGCACGCGCCGCTCCAGCTCCTCCGGGTCGAGTACGGCGCCGTGCCCGTGCTCCTCCTCGTAGGAGGAGGCTTCCGTCGTGCGCAGCCGTTTCACGGACTGGCGGTGGGTGAGCCGGGCCACCCAGGACCGCATCGAGCCCTGCTGGGGGTCGTACGCGTGGGGGTTCTCCCAGACCTGGCCGAAGACCTCGCGGGTCACCAGGTCGGCGGCGTCCTCGTCGTCGAGCATCCGGTTCGCCTGGCTGTGGACCAGCGCGGCGAACCGGTCGTAGAGCTCGCCGAGTGCCGCCGCCTCGCCGCGTGCCAGCCGTTGCTGCATCCTGCGGTCCCAGCGGGGAGGTGCGTCCTTCGCCATGAAACCCCCAGCCCTGTGCCCTGCTCCGTGCCCTGCTCTGTCCTGATCTGCCCTGTCCTGTGCCGCTCGTCACTCCGAATGTAGTCGGCGGCACCGCTCAATCACGCACGTTTCCCTCAACTCCGCACGGTGAAGGGCCAGGGATGGTAGGGAATGTGTCAACCGCCCGTGCTCTCGGCGGGAGAAATGGACCCGAAGTGATCATTTCCGCAGGAAACCCTCTGTTCCTTTTTGAGTGGGTCGGTGTTTCATGGATGAGCGGTGGGGCAGCCGCGAGGAGGAACGGAAACTTCCGCATGGTCGGGAGCCCCCCGGAACGAGAGGTCCAGCCGCGTGACACTGAAGGTGGACGAGACCGAACAGGGCGCGTGGACCGTGCTGAGGATCCGGGGTGAACTGGATCTGGTGACCTCACCCGTCGTCCGTCAGTCCGTGCACGACGCGGTCGCCGAGGGCCGCCACGACGTGGTGCTCGACCTGTCGGACGTCTTCTTCTGCGATTCCAGCGGGGTCGGCGTGCTGATCGCCTCGCGCCGTCTGATGAAGTCCTGCGGCGGCCGGCTGCGGCTGATTCTCCCGGCCCGGGGGGCCGAGGACGGCTCCCACGTCAACCGGGTGCTCGCCGCGCTCGGGGTGCGCCGGCTCTTCGCGGTCTTCTCCGACACGGCGGCCGCCGTCGACGAGGAAGCCCAGCCGCTCTCCGCCTGAAGCCCTGGTGAATACCAGGTTGTCACATGGGTGGCGTGCGTTAGTGACACGTGAGGGCTCCGGGCGTCGTACGCTCCCCGCATGGACAGCGCAGAGTACGAGCGCAAGATCGCGCACCGGTTCGCCGCCTTCGACCAGGACGGCAACGGATACATCGATCGCGCCGATTTCAACGCAGCCGCGGCCCGTCTGCTCGCCGAGTTCGGTACGACGGCCCGCTGCGACAAGGGCCAGGCGCTCTACACCGGGGCCGAGGCGTTCTGG is a genomic window of Streptomyces sp. NBC_01237 containing:
- a CDS encoding RNA polymerase sigma factor translates to MAKDAPPRWDRRMQQRLARGEAAALGELYDRFAALVHSQANRMLDDEDAADLVTREVFGQVWENPHAYDPQQGSMRSWVARLTHRQSVKRLRTTEASSYEEEHGHGAVLDPEELERRVRRATAAARADYIVASMPAPLRAALELAYIQRRDYRQTAADLGVTEDEARRRLRLGLQLLSTANARPLEGSSPPGYGRTL
- a CDS encoding STAS domain-containing protein; protein product: MTLKVDETEQGAWTVLRIRGELDLVTSPVVRQSVHDAVAEGRHDVVLDLSDVFFCDSSGVGVLIASRRLMKSCGGRLRLILPARGAEDGSHVNRVLAALGVRRLFAVFSDTAAAVDEEAQPLSA